The Mauremys reevesii isolate NIE-2019 linkage group 3, ASM1616193v1, whole genome shotgun sequence genomic sequence TGTGGGACCTCATAGATACatcttcccagtttgacagcgaaccacAGATAACTACTCTTTCCGTATGGTTTTTCTACAAGTGCACCTACCTTATACCAATCTCATCTagcccacatttccctagtttgctaaTGAAAATGTCTTGCAAGACTGTCAGAAGTCTTACTAAAATAAACAtacatcatgtctactgcttcccccatccactagaCCGGTagccttgtcaaagaaggaaatgtggttagtttggcatgatttgttcttgccaAATCCATGCTGGCTTTTATTTATTACCCTGTTAacctctaggtgcttacagactgattgtttaagaatttGTTCcgatatctttccaggtatcaaagttaggctgactggtcccTAATTCCCAGGAtcctctttgttctcctttttaaaggCAGGTATTAgatttgccctcttccagtcctctaGGACCTCACCCGTCCTTCATGAGTTCTCCACAATAAATCGCTAATAATTCCaaaattgcttcagctagttccttaagtaccctactatcccattgatttgaatacatctaatttatctaaatattctttaacctgcaCTTTGCCTATTCTGCCTTGTGTTACTTCCCCTTGTTAAACACtgttaagcatctggtcacaattaatctttttagttaagactgaagcaaaataggcattaaacacctcagcctgcTTGGCTGTCATCCTTTATTAGCtatccttccctgctaagtagtgAACCTACAGggcactttccttcatctttctcttattcctaatatatttatagaacctctCCTTATTGCCTTTTACGTCCCTTGCTAGATGTACCTCAGTTTGTgttccttagcctttctgattttgtccctacctgcttatgctattcttttgtactcatccttaACTATTTGTCCATGTTTcaacttttttaatgattcctttttgattttcaggtcatcaAAGACTTCCTGAGGCAGCCATATTGGCCTATTACTATTCTTCCTCTCCTTTGCAGcaggatagtttgctgttgttgTGTTAATATTGTCTCTCTGAGAAACTACTAGCTCTCTCAATTCCTTTTTCCTTTGGAATTTTTTTCTCGTGAGacttacctaccagttctgagTCTGTtagtctgtttttttaaaatccattgttCTTACTCTGTGGCTCTCActtcttcctttccttagaatcataaaTACTATCATTTCATGATCCCTTTAACCAGCAGATTcgcaaccaattcctccctgttagaATCAAATTTTAAATGGCTGCCCCCTGGTTACTCCCTCTATTTTCGGAAACAAAAAGTTGTGCCTAAAACATTCCAAGAATTTActggacattttgtgttttgctgtattacttttccaacaatGTCCATATGCCAAAAAATTGTTAAATGCACAGCAGCTAAATCACATTCTCTTTACTTTTCTAAAATTGTGTTCAGTTGTATTGAGCAATGCAGAGTATTGATGAAAAATGGGGAATTTGGCTTTTTTACAACAAGTTCAGATGATCTTTTCAATTTGCTCACAAAAGTCCCACTTCCTGGATAAGCAGGTACATAGCAATTCACAAAAAACTCATAGGCAAATTTTTTTACCACCTGTGACTGACTCCAAATTTCTAGGTGTTATGTATATTGTACACACAGCAACTTTTGAAGGTCTTGTTGGTTTTATGCCTCAGTGAATGCTTTTACTTACTTGCTGCCAGGTTAGCCTCAGCCGTTCAAACTGCTCCTTCCCATCTTCTGAGCAATCAGAGCAAGTTAACCTGAAAAAGTTATCTCCCTTGAGGTAGCTGAGTTGTTCTCTCAGCTGAcctaaaacaaacaagcaaaagggATATGCCTCAGTCCTTTTATAGGAAAAATGGAGCAAAGTAAACTGGGATTCAGAACAGTGTTTATCTGCTGAGCAAGAGATCAGCAACCCTGATAATTCCATAATAGAAGTATAGAAACTTGGTGTGATGCTTAATTTACAGTTACAGATGTCAACAAAggatcaattaaaaaaacacattaaagatGGGCTTTCCTATCTAATACTTGAATATATGTAAAAAGGCAAAGATTTTAATACATGCAGTGTTATTGGAGCCGAGTcaggcccaggatattagagagagaaagtgtgaaatattatcttttattggaccaatttatgttgatgagaaagacaagctttcaagctacacagagctcttcttcggatctgggaaaggtactgacACACTCAGTACCTTTCTTAGACTGTAATTGAAACACTaactgaaagattaaaaaaacatatttccatttttttcagcTTGTTTACATTGTGCATGTGACAGCACTTTGTGGCTAGTCACTTTCACTGATCATTCTGGTGATCGATTTCCCTTGTATGGGTCTTTCAAACAGCAACAGaagacagaaaaaaattaaacataaaaaaCTGATTGTAAACACTGGCAAAAGGACACAGGATCAGGTGTTGTACCTAAAtagactagatttcaagttgactgTGTTCCTTTAACTTCTTCCTACTGAACACCaaatgtgaaatcctggctctagtaaagtcaatggcaaaactctcaatgACTTCACTGGAGAAAGGATTTCACACTACAGCTTTTGGCAAACCAGGCAGTTGAACTAACTGACAGGTATGGAGCAAGCCAGAAGAATTCAGCATTTCCTGCCACAAAATGAACAGTGTTCAGGTAGATCTTGATTTTGGAAAGGAAAAACTGCTGTACTAGAATATGAAGAAAGCTAAAAAAGAGTTTATATAATGTTAAAAAGAGATATTGGAAAGATCATTTTAGCTATTTAGCACAAAATACCTTCTTCCCAGGGCTGCTGCTACTGGTTTTATATTGTTCTGTGAATGCTAATCTAAGTTCAGGATACCACAGAACCATTCCTATATACAGAAGGCTGAAATTTATTCATACATCCCACTGAAATGACAAACCAATCAGGAAAATAATAATAGTTAgctcttatgtagcacttttcattggTAGACCTTTACAAAGGAATTGTCAttgttcctattttacagatggggaaactgaggcacagaggggggcactgacttgcccaaggtcacacagcaggccagtgacaaagctgggaatataacccagatctcctgagtcccagaccagtgctctatccactaggcatcCCTGCCTCCTATACATTCAGGAAAAAAACATGCATTATTTTCTGGGAGGAAAAGAACAAGTAAACCCAGAAAAGGAAAGTGACAAAGATAACAGAGGAAAATCTTGACTCTTACTTGCTGGTATCCACTTCTGACACTTCTCACAGTAATAGGACATCTCCTCCATCCAGGATGCATCCCCCTCATCACTGTTCAAGGAGTCCCCACTCTGATCATGGGATAAATCCACTGAAGCCTGATCCTCAGATTCGACAATCAGGAGAGTCTCCCCTTCCACCTCACCCTCCTCCAGCCCTTCTGAAGTTGATGTTCTTGTAGCTTCGTCATCATGACGACTCATCAGCCCACTCATGTGAACGTTATTATCCATCCCTTCTTGGCAAGTAGaggaagattttttttacattacaTGGGGCTCTCCCTCCCAGCATTTAAAATACTATCCATATAAGGTTAGCCAGCCAGGTATGAAGCCTTCTGCACACGTGAAAATACAGAAGCTAGAGAAAAAACTTTGTGTTTGCACTTCTTAATGTATATAATTTCCTGGACTTGATTAAAATGTATCTAACAGAGATGGACTTTCAGAAACGACTTCTGTTTACTCAAACACCTGGGAATAATCAAATACAAATCCTTGCTGTGTTCCTCAGTCCAAATTCTAATACTTCAGTTCTAGGTTTAGGATTGATGGGACCCCTTTTCCATTAACATCTGGTCTCTTTCTGCTTCGAGTTGCTTGGTCAGAGTAATCTGTTCTTGTAAAAGACGAATGTTTTCCAGTTTACGGCTTTGTCTCTCAAGGTCTCGGATTACTCCTTCATGCAGCCTCTGAAAATACAAGAGACATAGTTCATTAGAGTGTGTCCTGGGTGGCGTAGAACCAATGCCCATTTGCATTCCAACCTCTGTCACAGCACTGCCAAGTGTATAACTGTGCAAACCTTTAATTCGGTTAGTGACCTGAGCTACTTTTGGAGTCTAAAACTACAAGAGCTGAGATCTGATGTGTGGATGTTGATAAACTACTGGTAGTATGCCAGGAATACTGTATTTGTTGGCTTAGCTGTATGATCTTAATAGAATGATAAAGTGTTGGACAACTGTAAATAATGTATATTGATAAGCTCTACAATATTCTGGAGAGACAGCAATCTCTCCATAGAAGATTGACTTTTCCCCCATCCTTACCAGAACTCAACTAATCTGCCCCAAATTTCTCAACTTGTGTTCCTCTGCTTGAGAAGAATTTGCAGGTGACCTGAAAAGAATGTTAAGAAGAACTTTTCTGCTTCTTTATAATGTATAAAAGCTGGCTGAAAAGGTTTCTTTcagcttgtttttttaaaacttaaaaatatCTAGTATGTAAAGTCTTCCCTGGTTTTGCTGGAGATCCACTGGAGGTCCCACAGCACGTTTATTGTGGGCTCTTGAAAAAGTAATATGTGATTCTACAAATATGTTCTTTCTTCAAAATGTTAATTAGACATTGATATACACAACATGGaggctacatttttttaaatgaaaatttaataGGATTACTATAATTGAAAGAGAAACAGTTTTTCCACTTTGTTTATTTTGTGCACTTGACAGCATTTTGGTCCTAATCCCAAGGACAGACCTCTGTACCCATGCAGAGCCCTCAGACTTCAGTGGGGATTCCAATGCACACATAGGGATCCACCCTCACAGAGCTCACAGTACTTTGTATATAGTcaatttaactgtttttcctgtaTAGTCAGACCTTGATCCTGAAACTGGATCCCTGCAAGTGGATTCAACTGCTGAATCTGGGCCTTGGCCaatttccttttttgtttatgTGGGTATTTTGCACAACAATAGGGGAAAGAAAGATATAttgaaaacaagaaaatacatcTGCGAAACCACAAAATTTGGCAAAGGAACTATGTGGCAGGAGCAGTACCTGAAACTGTTTATAACTCCTAGTAGATTTCAAGCTGATGGTGGCACATTTAACAGaagatattaaaatatatttgattaGGAAAACACATTAAATGGTTACATGGAAGCCAATACTGCAACAAGCACAGGGTTCTGTCCACATGGATCCAacttcaggatcagggccatatttTGTTACTACCTATGGTCTTGATCCTTGAGAGGCTTACATGCCCGCCTAATTTACTAACTGATATATGTAAGGTTAAGCTTGGGCATAAAAGTCTTTGCATCAtggatgaggtttttttttaaacaactaacaaaatcatccaaagcacaggacttggtagtgatgagggacttcaactacccagacatctgttgggaaaataacatagcagggcacagattatccaacaaattcttggaatgtgttggagacaattttttatttcagaaggcgGAGAAAGCTACTGGGGAGAGGcggttctagatttgattttgacaaatagggaagaactgcttgagaatttgaaagtggaaggcagctttggtgaaagtgatcatgaaatagtAGAGTTCACGATTCTAAGGAACGGTAGGAGGGAGAaaagcacaataaagacaatggatttcaagaaggcagactttagcaaactcagggaaaaatcccatgggaagcaagtctaaggggaaaaacaattgaaaacagttggcagtttttcaaagagacattattaagggcacaagagcaaattatcccactgcataggaaagataggaagtatggcaagagaccaccctggcttaaccaggagatcttcaatgatctaaaagtcaaaaaagagtcctataaaaagtggaaacttggtcaaactacaaaggatgaatataaacaaacaacataagtctatagggacaaaattagaaaagccaaggcacaaaattaGATCAAACTAGCTaaggacataaaaggaaacaagaaaacattctacaaatacattagaagcaagaggaagaccaaggacagagtaggcttGTTACTCAATGaagggggaaagacaataacagaaaatgtggaaatggcagaggtacTTAATGacatttgtttcagttttcaccaaaaaggttggtGGCAATGGGACATCTaaaatagtgaatgccagtgaaaatgaggtaggatgagtctaaaatagggaaaagaACAAGTCAGAAATTACTTAgccaagttagatgtcttcaaatcaccaggggccgatgaaatgcatcctagaatactcaaggagttgACTGAGATAtttgagccattagtgattatctttgagaagtcatagaggacaggagagattccagcagaCTGGAGAAGGtctaatatagtgcccatatataaaaagggaaataaggacaacccagggaattatagaccagtcagcttaacttctatacccagaaagataatggagcaaataattaagcaatcaatttgcaaacacctagaagataataaggtgataacagtcagcatggatttgtcaagaacaaatcatgtcataccaacctgatagctttcattgacagggtaacaagccttgtgaataggggtgaagtggtagatgtggtatatcttgactttagttaacgcttttgatactgtctcgcatgaccgtctcataaacaaactagggaaatacaacctagatggagctgctataaggtgggtgcataactggttggaaaattgatcccagagagtagttatcagtggttcacagtcatgctggaagggcataacaagtggggtcccacagggatcggttctgggaggggttgcaagtgctttggaagataggattaaaattcaaaattatgtggacaaactggagaaatggtctgaattaaacaggatgaaattcaataaggacaaatgcaaagtgctctacttaggaaggaacaatcagttgcacacatacaaaatgggaaatgactgcctaggaaggagtgccacggaaagggatctgggggtcatagtggagcacaagctaaatatgagtcaacagtataacgctgttgcaaaaaaagcaaacgtcattctgggatgtatgagcaggaatattgtaagcaagacacgagaagtaattcttccgctctactccgcactgattaggcctcaattatggtattgtgtccagttctgggtgccacatttcaggaaagatgtggacaaattggagaaagtccaaagaacaacaacaaaaatgattaaaggtctagaaaacatgatctgtgagggaagattgaaaaaattgggtttgtttagtctggagaagagaagactgagcagGTACtatgacaacagttttcaagtacataaaaggttgttacaaggaggagggagaaaaattgttcttcttaacctctgaggacaggacaataagcaatgggcttaaattggagCAAGGgcagttggacattaggaaaaacttcctgtcagagcggttaagcactagaataaattgcctggggaggtggtggaatctcaatcattggggatttttaagagcaggttggacaaacacctgtcagggatggtctagaagataatacttagtcctgccttgaatgcagggggctggcctagatgacctctggaggtcccttccagttctatgattctatgatcatcaggacacaaatatattcatttatgaataaatgaaTAGCCAAATGACAAAAACAATGAATACTTTATTTAATTAATATCATCTGATACTATGTAGGGCTGGCTGAATAGAGCTAAAAATGCATTTGCAAATCATTTATTTGAAAAATTGACCCAAAAATTATCAAATAACCTATCTGTGAATATTGTGACCAGTTCTAACAGAAAGAGGCTTTATTTCTCACCCAGAATCCAAGTACACATTTCAAGGGAAATAATTTGTTCCATCAAAATCatcaagaaaaaatattttgtgcaaaaaatattttaatcttaTTGTCAAAAAATATGCAGTCAAAGACAAAAAGTATTTCACCTAAAAATATCAATCTCTCTGGAAATGAATTTGATGGGAGAGGTTCTTTCCCATCAGTTTCAGTCAATTTAATACAGGTTATAAAATTACTACTACCCTGGTAGACTAGTCGGTAGTATTAGTTaatgaaaatacaaaaaagaGGAAGAGATTTTGATCAATGCAGGCATCAAGCATATCTCTTTATCCAATAAAATACAACAATCCTGTAACCTACCAAGCTGTGTTTTCATTCACTTTAGTGCTACACAGCTATATATGGGTTTTGCAAAAACACCTTTATATTTTGTCCCAAATGACAGAGATCTACCATCCATCATTAGCACAATCAAAATACATACAAACCGACTTGGGTCAGGTCGATACAcagaagttgcaccagtttattTTTACATCCATTTTGTTAAACCTGTGCAAGTTTAAATTCACTTGGCTTATCTCAAATTAGTTCATTAATGCCAAAAATTTCTTAAATTAAATCAACAAAAACCAGACATGAACTGATTTAAGAATGTCCACATTCAGGGTCTGCCTTGGTTTAACTAAATTAATTTGAAAAACAATTTAGATAAACTGGTGCACTTTTGAGCATAGACAAAGCATTAATACTTGCTGATTATCAGGCCCTGGATTAGAGAGGCCATTTTTGCTCATATAGTGCAGGACAGCTGGAGGAAGAGTACACAGATGTGCAAGGTTtgagccatgtctacactatgggcacGACAACGGCACAGTTAGAGTGTCATAACAATGCCGCTGTAGCATCATAGCGTAGCTGCTTTCTACAGGGACAGAAGGTGTTTTTCCGTTGCTACAGgacaccacctccccaaacaacagtagctaggttgacggaagcATTTTTCAGGCCCTTGAGTAccgtagctatgctgacctaacttttaagtacagaccaggccttagttataGCTAAGAAACTAGCAGATCTATGTGAACCTTTGAAGGCTGTATCCATCCACACCTCCGTCCCACTCTGCACCATCTTTTTCATTTCATGTCTCTGCCTTCCCTTATAGTCCTAACCGGGGACTCTGCTCTCCTTGTAATCTTTATGTCCCCATAAAGCCTGTGGCCATTGGTCCCTGGATTTGTGGTAACTAGAAATGTAATggagaacctcagctttcatttaagaaCAGTAAGTTCTTGGCCCTATTGCTTATGAACAGagccttgaaaatgtgaaccaatTTAAGCTGATCACTAGAGTTGAAAGGATCAAGCAGCTGGAACCCACTTCTGCATCAGGGCTCTGGGGAATGCTAAGTATCGCCCAGTGAACACAATCATTTCATGTAAAATTCAGTTAAATTTGGGGTGTATCCCAAAGAATCATCTCACTAACCCTCCCTAAAATCTCTAGGCCAGCTGTCTGTGCCGGAAGTAGTGTGATCATGATGGACAGAGGAATAGATTTTCTGCCCCACAAGACAGATTTTCCCAGCTGACCAACAAGCTCCTCTATATCCTCCACCTTTAAAGGGTTTCACTCAGTCCATTAGATCTGGCAATACAGTACAGCTGCTTGGCAGCTGGACAACAGTTGCAATTTGTCATCCTCTGGGATTTCCAGTCAGAAGCACAGTGGCAATCTTGAATGTGCCTGACCAGAGACACTCAACACTATTCTGTGAATGGAGCTGAAGTTGAAGGTAGTAGCAGAAACACTGCTGAACCTACAGGAATCTTCACAGTCTAAGGAACAGGAGTGGGAAGAGAAGCCTTATGGTCTAAAGGAGGAATTGTGGCATGGCGCTATGGAAACGTATAGAAAGGTAGGGAGCATTGGAAATGATCCAGAGAAAGGTGGGGACAGGGCTGTTTGGAGTCAGGCTAAGTCCCCATACTTTTTGTAACCTTAAAAAATATATGAGCCATTCTTGAGGGACTAACCACATGAATTTATCCACTACACAGTTCCCTTTTACATACACATACATGCACAAATTACATCAGAAGAACACTAAATTTGCACAGTTAAGCACTCAAGAGTGAGGAAATGCCAGATGTGccaccttaattcagccccttgcATGGATGCAATAtgatacagcctttaattacacgatcacatgctatttttcctCACCGCATCCCTGTGCACAGAATGGATGGTGCTGACTTAATGAACACCTTTTCTCCCCAAGTGTGATTCCTGTCCCAGTCCTCTAGGCTCCTAATCCCAGTCCAAGTCTCATTCCCTACTCAGTCCATCTTCCCTTCTGGGTCCCCCATCCAAGTCCTAGTTTCACCCTACCCCTCCTACTCATCCCAATCCCAGTTTCTTTCCACAGCCACCAGGTTCCTTGTCTCAATCTAAGTCCCTCAATAAGGCCGCTCCTAGTCAGGCTCTTGTACCTTCTACATACAAGTCAGGCAGTTTCCTCCTCCACGCTGCCTGGTGATGAAGCAGTGGGAAAACTGAGAGCACAAGACAGTCCCCGttctcagttc encodes the following:
- the LOC120400224 gene encoding protein PET117 homolog, mitochondrial; protein product: MSTASKVALGISVLLSAGTVAAVHIQQRRVKERLHEGVIRDLERQSRKLENIRLLQEQITLTKQLEAERDQMLMEKGSHQS